In a single window of the Rhodamnia argentea isolate NSW1041297 chromosome 2, ASM2092103v1, whole genome shotgun sequence genome:
- the LOC115738900 gene encoding transportin-1 isoform X4 — MAAQPAWQPKEEGLREICTLLEQHISPTSDKSRIWQQLQHYSQFPDFNNYLAFIFARAEGKSVEIRQAAGLLLKNNLRSAFKSLDPTYQQYIKKELLPCLGAADRHIRSTVGTIISVVVQQGRISGWPELLQGLVQCLDSNDPNHMEGAMDALSKICEDIPQELDMDIPGLGERPIDVFLPRFLQFFQSPHASLRKLSLGSINQFIMLMPAALYRSMDKFLQGLFVLAHDSVAEVRKLVCAAFVQLTEVQPSVLEPHLRNITEFMLQANKDSDDEVALEACEFWSTYCEAQVNLELLREFLERIILILLTNMAYADDDESLIEAEEDDSLPDREQDLKPRFHTSRFHGSDEVTDDDDDSFNVWNLRKCSAASLDVISNVYGDDILPALMPLVQAKLSMSGDENWKEREAAVLALGAIAEGCIRGLYPHLSEMVEFLVPLLDDKFPLIRSITCWTLSRFSKFIVQGIGNQKGLEQFTKVLMGLLQRLLDTNKRVQEAACSAFATLEEEAADVLVPHLETILQHLMCAFGRYQRRNLRIVYDAIGTLADAVGEELNRPGYLDILMPPLISKWQQLSNSDKDLFPLLECFTSIAQALGTGFSQFAEPVFQRCMIIIQSQQLAKVDPASAGVQYDKEFIVCSLDLLSGLTEGLGSMIENLVAQSNLRDLLLQCCMDDAPDIRQSAFALLGDLARVCPQYLHPRLSELVTIAAKQLETTQLIESISVANNACWAIGELAVKVRQEISPIVMNVISCIVPILQPAESLHRSLVENGAITLGRLAWVCPEIVSPHMEHFILPWSLCYYAKR, encoded by the exons ATGGCGGCGCAACCCGCGTGGCAACCCAAGGAGGAAGGGCTCAGGGAGATTTGCACTCTGCTCGAACAGCACATATCTCCCACTTCCGATAAGTCCCGCATCTGGCAGCAGCTCCAGCACTACAGCCAGTTCCCCGATTTCAATAACTACCTTGCCTTCATCTTCGCTCGCGCCGAG GGTAAATCAGTTGAAATTCGGCAAGCAGCTGGTCTCCTTCTGAAGAATAACTTGAGATCTGCTTTCAAATCATTGGATCCTACCTATCAACAATATATAAAGAAAGAGCTATTGCCTTGTTTGGGAGCAGCCGATAGACACATAAGATCGACAGTTGGAACAATCATTAGTGTTGTAGTTCAGCAAGGGAGGATTTCTGGGTGGCCAGAGTTATTGCAGGGCCTTGTACAATGCTTGGACAGTAATGATCCGAACCATATGGAAGGTGCCATGGATGCTTTGTCAAAG ATATGTGAAGACATTCCCCAGGAGCTTGATATGGATATTCCTGGATTAGGAGAACGTCCTATTGATGTATTTCTACCGAGATTTTTGCAG TTTTTCCAATCACCACATGCCTCCTTGAGGAAGCTTTCTTTAGGCTCGATAAATCAGTTCATTATGCTGATGCCTGCT GCATTATATAGGTCCATGGATAAATTTTTGCAAGGCCTGTTTGTCCTTGCTCATGATTCTGTTGCTGAAGTCAGAAAGTTG GTTTGCGCAGCTTTTGTCCAGCTCACTGAAGTTCAACCGTCTGTGTTGGAG CCGCATCTAAGGAACATAACTGAATTCATGTTGCAAGCTAACAAGGACAGTGACGATGAGGTGGCTCTTGAAGCTTGCGAATTTTG GTCCACATACTGTGAAGCTCAGGTGAACCTTGAACTACTGAGAGAGTTTTTGGAACGTATAATACTG ATCTTATTGACAAATATGGCCTATGCAGATGATGATGAGTCGCTTATTGAGGCGGAG GAGGATGACTCTCTTCCAGATAGGGAACAG GATTTGAAACCCCGTTTTCATACGTCAAGGTTTCATGGATCGGATGAAGTGACAGATGAC GATGATGATAGTTTCAATGTGTGGAATTTGAGGAAATGTAGTGCTGCTAGCCTTGATGTGATCTCGAATGTCTATGGGGATGATATCCTTCCAGCATTGATGCCGTTGGTCCAG GCTAAGCTGTCCATGTCTGGTGATGAAAACTGGAAAGAGCGGGAAGCTGCAGTTTTGGCTCTTGGTGCCATAGCAGAAGGTTGCATCAGAGGTCTTTACCCACATCTGTCTGAG ATGGTGGAATTCCTTGTTCCTTTGTTGGATGATAAGTTTCCTCTGATTCGGAGTATAACTTGTTGGACACTTTCTCGTTTCAGCAAATTTATTGTTCAG GGTATCGGGAATCAAAAGGGCCTTGAACAGTTCACTAAAGTACTTATGGGCCTTCTGCAAAGGTTATTAGATACTAACAAGCGTGTCCAGGAGGCTGCTTGTTCAGCTTTTGCCACACTTGAGGAG GAAGCTGCAGATGTGTTGGTTCCACATTTGGAAACTATTCTCCAGCACCTCATGTGTGCTTTCGGAAGATACCAG AGACGAAATCTGCGAATCGTCTACGATGCAATTGGTACTTTAGCAGATGCAGTTGGAGAAGAACTGAATCGG CCTGGATATCTTGATATTTTGATGCCTCCACTAATATCCAAGTGGCAGCAGCTCTCTAACTCAGACAAAGATCTTTTTCCATTGCTCGAATGCTTTACATCTATTGCACAG GCACTTGGCACTGGATTTTCGCAATTTGCTGAGCCAGTTTTCCAGAGGTGCATGATCATAATCCAGTCACAACAACTGGCAAAG GTGGATCCTGCATCAGCAGGAGTTCAATATGATAAAGAGTTCATCGTCTGTTCGTTGGACTTGCTATCAGGGCTCACAGAGGGTCTTGGTAGCATGATTGAGAACTTG GTTGCACAAAGCAATTTAAGAGACCTGCTTCTACAATGTTGCATGGATGATGCTCCTGATATCAGACAAAGTGCTTTTGCTCTCCTTGGGGACCTTGCAAGA GTGTGTCCACAATATCTGCATCCACGCTTGTCTGAGCTTGTTACGATAGCTGCCAAACAATTG GAGACTACCCAGCTGATAGAGTCCATTTCTGTGGCCAACAATGCATGTTGGGCCATAGGCGAATTAGCTGTTAAG